The Rhizobium rosettiformans genomic sequence AGGCGACCGGCGCGCATGCCCATATCAACCTGCTCGGCTGGGTCACCATGGCGATCTTCGGCATCTACTATGCGCTGAACCCGGTGCAGGCCGCGAGCCGCATCGCCAGGATCCAGTACATGCTCTACACGCTGGGCATCCTGGTCATGGCACCTTCGCTCTTCCTGATGCTGACCGGCAATCCGTCGCTCGAACCCGTGGTCGCGGTCTCCTCGCTGGTGACCTTCGCCGGCGTTCTGCTTTTCGCGGTGATCCTGTTTACCCGGAAGGCGTGACGGATCAGCGGGCCACTCCGTCCTGCCACCATGCGAGCGCTTCCAGCCCCGCCGGTGTCAGCCCGTAGACGCCGCGGTCCACCCGTTCGAACCATCCATAGACATTCGCCTGCAGGATCTTGCCCGCTTCGGGAACGCTTGCCCTGACGTCGCGCACCTTCAGGGGCCCGCAGGCAAGTGCTGCAGCACAGCTCAGCGCCTGCTGGCGATAGGCGGTCATCAAGGGGGTGCGGGTGCTGCCGCCGACGGCTGGGTCACCCCGGCGTTTCTGGTGCTCGCGCATCAGGCGTGAGCGGCGCTTGGGATTGGTTCGCGGCATTGGTGTCACCGAACCGACGATGACGTTGACCGTGCCGTTGTCGGCAACGCCGAGCATGCCGATGCCGAGCCTGCGGCAGAGATCGCGGTAGCGTTTGTCGCTCTCGCGGCCTTTGCCCTTGGCGGAGATGCGCGCCGCGATCCAGAGCTCGTCGGCGACCACAGCGCGGTCGACCGCCTGCAGGATGAGCTCGAGATTGAAGCTCAGCTTCAGTTCGCAGACGACCACAACCGGCGGATCGTCGTCGCTTAAGCCCACGAGATCGCAGCCGCCGATCTCGCCCTTCACGGTATAGCCCGCCTGTTCGAGGAAGCTTTTGACGGGAAGGTAGAGCGAGGTTTCCATGGAGCTCGGGATCAGGTTGCGCAAGAATCGACACCTAGCCTGCTTTGTCGGTGAGCGTCATCAGGAAATCTGAGGGGGCACAGGAAACGGGTGGCCCGTTCGGTCCTCTCTGGCGATGCTTATCCGCGTGTTCGCGAGAGGAGATAGCCATGAACCCTGATCAGACCGACGATGCCCGCTGGCAGGCGGTCCGCACCCGTGATGCGTCAATGGACGGCCATTTCGTCTACGGCGTGCTGTCGACCCGGATCTTCTGCCGTCCGTCCTGCCCCTCTCGTCCGGCGCGACCGGAAAACGTCACCTTCCACGAAACGGCTGAGGCCGCCCGGGCGGGCGGCTTCAGGGCCTGTCTGCGCTGCTGTCCGGATCAGCCCGAAACCTGGGCCGAACAGGTGCCGCGCTCTCTCACACCAGGAAGATCGAGATGATCGGAAAGGCCGTCAGAAGCACGATGCGGAAGACGTCGGCGGTGACGAAGGGCACGATCCCCTTATAGGTCTCGCGGATCGGCACGTCGCGCGACATGGCCGATATGATGAAGAGATTTAAGCCCACCGGTGGCGTTATCATGCCGATCTCGGCCACCATCAGCACCAGAATGCCGAACCAGATGGCGAAGTGCTCCGGGCTCATGCCGAAATCCATCGCCGTCACGATCGGGAAGAAGATCGGGATGGTGAGCACGATCATGGAGAGCGAGTCCATGATGCAGCCGAAGATGATGTAGAGCAGGAGGATGATGATCAGCACGGTCATCGGTGCAAAGCCCTGCGCCGTCACCCATTCCGCACCCATTTGCGGCAGGCGGGAGAAGGCGAGGAAGGAGTTGAATACCGAGGCGCCGAGAATGATGAAGAAGATCATGCCGGTGGAAACCGCCGTTTCCTTGAAGCAGGCGATCAGCGACGCGCGGTCGAGCCCGCCATTGGCAAAGGCGACGAGACCGGCACCGACGGCACCGACGGCGGCGGCCTGTGTCGGCGTAAACCAGCCGAGATAGATGCCGCCGACGACGGCAAAGAAGATTGCGACGACCGGCCAGACGGCAATCAGCGCCGGAATGCGATCCTTCCACGGAATGCGCGGCGCCTGGCCGGCACTTTCCGGCTTCAGCCGGACATAGATGGCAATGACGATCAGATAGGAGATCGCCGCGATCAGGCCCGGCACGAAGGCGGCAAGGAAGAGTTTGGCGATGTTCTGCTCGGCGAGGATCGCATAGATGACCAGCACGACCGAGGGCGGGATGAGGATCCCCAGCGTGCCGCCGGCTGCCAGCGTCGCGGTTGCAAGCCCACCGGCATAACCGTTGCGCTTCAGTTCCGGAAGCGCCACCTGCGCCATGGTCGCAGCCGTCGCGAGCGACGAGCCGCAGATCGAGCCGAAACCGGCAGACGCTCCGATCGCCGCCATGGCAACCCCGCCCTTGCGATGCCCGACAAAGGCCGCCGCCGCGTTGAATAGGGCCTGGCTCATGCCGCCGCGGGCGGCAAACTGGCCCATCAGCAGGAAGAGCGGGATGATCGACAGCGAATAATTCGCGTTCGTGTTCCAGGCCAGAACCTTCATCTGCGCCATGATCGGCGTCCAGCGGTCGAGCACCAGATAGGTGCCCACGACGCCGGTGGCGAGCATGGCGGCGCCAAT encodes the following:
- a CDS encoding Ada metal-binding domain-containing protein yields the protein MNPDQTDDARWQAVRTRDASMDGHFVYGVLSTRIFCRPSCPSRPARPENVTFHETAEAARAGGFRACLRCCPDQPETWAEQVPRSLTPGRSR
- a CDS encoding TRAP transporter large permease, whose product is MSSIEIGLWSFPVLILLIFLRVPIGAAMLATGVVGTYLVLDRWTPIMAQMKVLAWNTNANYSLSIIPLFLLMGQFAARGGMSQALFNAAAAFVGHRKGGVAMAAIGASAGFGSICGSSLATAATMAQVALPELKRNGYAGGLATATLAAGGTLGILIPPSVVLVIYAILAEQNIAKLFLAAFVPGLIAAISYLIVIAIYVRLKPESAGQAPRIPWKDRIPALIAVWPVVAIFFAVVGGIYLGWFTPTQAAAVGAVGAGLVAFANGGLDRASLIACFKETAVSTGMIFFIILGASVFNSFLAFSRLPQMGAEWVTAQGFAPMTVLIIILLLYIIFGCIMDSLSMIVLTIPIFFPIVTAMDFGMSPEHFAIWFGILVLMVAEIGMITPPVGLNLFIISAMSRDVPIRETYKGIVPFVTADVFRIVLLTAFPIISIFLV
- a CDS encoding DUF2161 domain-containing phosphodiesterase, whose translation is METSLYLPVKSFLEQAGYTVKGEIGGCDLVGLSDDDPPVVVVCELKLSFNLELILQAVDRAVVADELWIAARISAKGKGRESDKRYRDLCRRLGIGMLGVADNGTVNVIVGSVTPMPRTNPKRRSRLMREHQKRRGDPAVGGSTRTPLMTAYRQQALSCAAALACGPLKVRDVRASVPEAGKILQANVYGWFERVDRGVYGLTPAGLEALAWWQDGVAR